From one Bacteroides intestinalis DSM 17393 genomic stretch:
- the mrdA gene encoding penicillin-binding protein 2 — translation MAKDYTLEKRKLVIGGVAIVIVIIYIMRLFVLQIMTDTYKKNADSNAFLNKIQYPSRGAIYDRNGKLLVFNQPAYDITFVPREVTELDTLDFCRTLNITKEQLLKRMKDVKNRWMNPGYSRYTHQVFMTQLSAEECGVFQEKLFKFPGFYIQRRTIRQYTYNAAGHALGDIGEVSMRDIEADDYYIRGDYVGKQGIEKSYEKYLRGEKGVEVLLRDAHGRIQGHYMDGKLDRPSIPGKNLKLGLDIDLQMLGERLMKNKIGAIVAIEPETGEILCLVSAPNFDPHLMIGRQRGKNHNMLQKDKQKPLLNRAIMGVYPPGSTFKTAQALTFLQEGIIQPSTSFPCSHGFIYGGLRVGCHGHGSPLPLIPAIATSCNAYFCWGLYRMFGDKKYGSPQNALTVWKDHMVSQGFGYKLGTDLPGEKRGFIPNAGVYDKAYRGSWNGLTVISISIGQGEVLSTPLQMANLAATIANRGYFVTPHIVKDIQDAELDSTYRERRYTSIDRSYYEEIVEGMRAAVTGVTGSATCRIAGAILPGVEVCGKTGTAQNRGHDHSAFIGFAPMDKPKIAIAVYVENGGWGATYGVPYGALMMEQYLNGKLSPASEERAEEMSNRVIMYGDEER, via the coding sequence ATGGCAAAAGATTATACACTCGAAAAGCGGAAATTAGTGATAGGTGGGGTAGCAATTGTGATTGTTATCATTTATATCATGCGTCTTTTTGTGTTGCAGATCATGACTGATACTTACAAGAAGAACGCAGATAGTAACGCTTTCCTCAATAAAATCCAGTATCCTTCACGCGGTGCGATTTATGACCGTAATGGAAAGTTGCTGGTGTTCAATCAACCTGCTTATGACATCACATTCGTGCCGCGAGAGGTGACGGAACTGGATACTCTCGATTTTTGCCGCACACTGAATATTACGAAAGAGCAGTTGCTGAAGCGAATGAAAGATGTGAAGAACCGTTGGATGAATCCCGGTTATTCCAGATATACGCATCAAGTGTTTATGACGCAACTCTCAGCGGAAGAGTGCGGTGTATTCCAGGAAAAGCTTTTCAAATTTCCGGGTTTTTATATTCAGAGGCGTACTATCCGGCAATATACCTATAATGCTGCCGGGCATGCTTTGGGGGATATCGGTGAAGTTTCAATGAGAGATATTGAGGCTGATGATTATTATATCCGTGGTGATTATGTAGGTAAGCAAGGTATAGAGAAGTCTTATGAGAAATACCTGCGTGGTGAAAAGGGGGTAGAGGTTTTGCTTCGTGATGCGCACGGGCGTATTCAGGGGCATTATATGGATGGTAAACTGGATCGGCCATCGATACCGGGAAAGAACCTGAAATTGGGATTGGATATTGATTTGCAGATGTTGGGTGAGCGTCTGATGAAGAATAAAATCGGTGCTATTGTGGCTATTGAGCCGGAAACGGGGGAGATTTTATGTCTGGTATCGGCACCTAATTTTGATCCGCATCTGATGATCGGACGTCAGCGTGGGAAAAACCATAATATGTTGCAGAAAGATAAACAGAAGCCGTTGTTGAACCGTGCGATTATGGGTGTTTATCCTCCGGGATCTACTTTCAAAACAGCCCAGGCGCTGACATTCTTACAAGAAGGTATCATACAGCCGTCCACATCGTTTCCCTGTTCTCATGGATTTATTTATGGAGGCCTGCGTGTGGGATGTCACGGACATGGATCTCCACTTCCGTTGATACCGGCAATTGCCACTTCGTGTAATGCTTATTTCTGTTGGGGGCTTTATCGCATGTTTGGTGATAAGAAATACGGTTCGCCGCAGAATGCACTTACTGTATGGAAAGATCACATGGTTTCTCAAGGATTTGGTTATAAGCTGGGAACGGATTTGCCGGGTGAGAAACGCGGATTTATTCCAAATGCAGGTGTTTATGATAAGGCCTATCGTGGATCATGGAATGGATTGACGGTAATCAGTATTTCTATCGGTCAGGGTGAAGTTTTAAGTACACCTTTGCAAATGGCAAATTTAGCAGCTACCATTGCCAATCGTGGTTATTTTGTGACTCCGCATATCGTGAAGGATATTCAGGATGCAGAATTGGATAGTACCTACCGGGAACGTCGTTACACTTCTATTGACCGCTCTTATTATGAAGAAATTGTAGAAGGTATGCGGGCTGCCGTTACGGGAGTTACCGGAAGTGCTACTTGCCGTATAGCCGGGGCGATCCTGCCGGGGGTAGAAGTCTGTGGGAAGACGGGTACGGCACAGAATCGCGGACATGACCACTCTGCATTTATAGGTTTTGCCCCAATGGACAAGCCGAAGATCGCTATTGCTGTTTATGTGGAGAATGGTGGTTGGGGGGCAACCTACGGAGTACCTTATGGTGCTTTAATGATGGAACAGTATTTGAATGGAAAACTTTCGCCTGCCAGTGAGGAAAGAGCGGAAGAAATGAGTAATCGTGTGATAATGTATGGTGACGAGGAGAGATAG
- the mreD gene encoding rod shape-determining protein MreD, translating to MVLNYLHKIGWFIGLVLLQVLILNNVHIAGYATPFLYIYLILKFESETPRNALMLWAFFLGLTVDIFSDTPGMNAAATVALAFLRPTFLRLFVPRDTLENIVPSVKSMGIVPFLKYLIVSVFIHHAILLTIEFFSFAHIGTLLLRIVASALLTVTCIMAIEGVKKK from the coding sequence TTGGTTCTCAATTATCTGCATAAAATAGGTTGGTTTATCGGTTTGGTACTATTGCAGGTACTGATATTGAATAATGTGCATATTGCCGGATATGCCACTCCTTTTCTATATATCTATCTCATACTGAAATTCGAGTCGGAAACGCCGCGGAATGCTTTGATGCTGTGGGCGTTTTTCCTGGGATTGACGGTGGATATCTTCTCGGATACACCGGGTATGAATGCTGCGGCTACGGTGGCTCTGGCTTTCTTACGCCCTACTTTCCTACGTCTGTTTGTACCGCGGGATACGCTTGAAAATATAGTTCCTTCGGTTAAGTCGATGGGGATTGTTCCTTTCCTGAAGTATTTGATTGTTAGCGTTTTTATTCATCATGCAATATTACTTACCATAGAGTTCTTTTCGTTCGCCCATATCGGAACGTTGCTGCTGAGAATTGTGGCAAGTGCGTTGCTGACTGTAACCTGTATCATGGCTATAGAAGGAGTGAAGAAGAAGTAA